A genome region from Rhodanobacter thiooxydans includes the following:
- a CDS encoding murein hydrolase activator EnvC family protein, which translates to MPIPTRAAVCPVRRLILAVLLGCLAITPLHARQDGKSRSEQAAAKHKLAELQQKMEALAEQQADTASRRDRANAELARQANALASAARAVHQTDAELAAKQQQLDQLQQQRATLKQALDSQRAAIADLLRATYALGRGSDLRLLLGDEDVARIARALVYSKYFQQDRVQRVQRLMDDLARLQELEQAISTEQQALQATRAQREQQAAVLAGQRAAQQKLAAETDAQYKDQAQRLAALKQDAQALNHLLDKLQKAIDEAAARAAAERAAAIRKHPGRKPPPPLEVGGASANIRGNLPWPASGAVNSYGNGVLIKAGGGSEIHAVARGRVIYAGFLRGYGMLLILNHGNGWMSMYGNNETLLHGVGDQVEAGAAIGTASPPTGVNTGVYFELRRNNQPVDPRSWLSQHR; encoded by the coding sequence ATGCCCATACCCACCCGTGCCGCCGTCTGCCCCGTCCGCCGCCTGATCCTCGCCGTGCTGCTGGGTTGCCTGGCCATCACTCCGCTGCACGCGCGCCAGGACGGCAAGAGCCGCAGCGAGCAGGCCGCGGCCAAGCACAAACTGGCCGAGCTGCAGCAGAAGATGGAAGCACTGGCCGAGCAACAGGCCGATACCGCCAGCCGGCGCGATCGCGCCAACGCGGAGCTGGCCAGGCAAGCGAACGCCCTGGCCAGCGCGGCGCGCGCGGTACATCAGACCGACGCCGAACTGGCGGCCAAACAGCAGCAGCTGGACCAGTTGCAGCAGCAACGCGCGACCCTCAAGCAGGCCCTGGACAGCCAGCGCGCCGCGATCGCCGACCTGCTGCGCGCCACCTACGCGCTCGGCCGTGGCTCCGACCTGCGCCTGCTGCTGGGCGATGAGGACGTGGCGCGCATCGCCCGCGCGCTGGTGTACTCGAAGTACTTCCAGCAGGACCGCGTGCAGCGGGTGCAGCGCCTGATGGACGACCTGGCCAGGCTGCAGGAACTGGAGCAGGCGATCAGCACCGAGCAGCAGGCGTTGCAGGCAACCCGCGCCCAGCGCGAGCAGCAGGCCGCCGTGCTGGCCGGGCAACGCGCCGCGCAGCAGAAGCTGGCTGCCGAGACCGACGCTCAATACAAGGACCAGGCGCAGCGCCTGGCCGCGCTGAAACAGGATGCGCAGGCGCTCAACCACCTGCTCGACAAGCTGCAGAAGGCGATCGACGAAGCCGCCGCCCGCGCCGCGGCCGAGCGTGCCGCGGCGATCAGGAAGCACCCCGGGCGCAAGCCGCCACCGCCGCTCGAGGTCGGCGGCGCCAGCGCCAACATCCGCGGCAACCTGCCGTGGCCGGCCAGCGGGGCGGTCAACAGCTACGGCAACGGCGTGCTGATCAAGGCCGGCGGCGGCAGCGAGATCCACGCCGTGGCGCGCGGCCGGGTGATCTACGCCGGCTTCCTGCGCGGCTACGGCATGCTGCTGATCCTCAACCATGGCAACGGCTGGATGAGCATGTACGGCAACAACGAGACCCTGCTGCACGGCGTCGGCGACCAGGTCGAGGCCGGCGCGGCGATCGGCACCGCCAGCCCGCCCACTGGGGTCAACACCGGCGTCTATTTCGAGCTGCGCCGGAACAACCAGCCGGTCGATCCGCGCAGCTGGCTGAGCCAGCACCGTTGA
- the rpoH gene encoding RNA polymerase sigma factor RpoH encodes MSQALAITPSNLPSVVGSLDAYISAVHRIPVLSQEEEQALSRDYLEEANLAAAKKLVMSHLRFVVHVARGYSGYGLQLADLIQEGNIGLMKAVKRFDPDQGVRLVSFAVHWIRAEMHEFILKNWRIVKVATTKAQRKLFFNLRKSKKRLGWMNAAEVSTVAKDLGVPEATVREMESRLSGRDIGFEAPVDADDDAKPAPAAFLVDDGADPYQNVADEDYADNQMETLNDALAHLDPRSRDIIQRRWLDDSSKATLQDLADEYGVSAERIRQIEANAMKKMRGLFATAA; translated from the coding sequence ATGTCCCAAGCCTTGGCGATCACCCCCAGCAACCTGCCCAGTGTCGTCGGCAGTCTGGACGCGTACATCTCCGCGGTTCACCGCATTCCGGTGCTGAGCCAGGAAGAGGAGCAGGCGCTGTCGCGCGACTACCTCGAGGAGGCCAACCTGGCCGCCGCGAAGAAGCTGGTGATGTCGCATCTGCGTTTCGTGGTGCATGTGGCGCGCGGTTACTCGGGTTACGGCCTGCAGCTGGCCGACCTGATCCAGGAAGGCAACATCGGCCTGATGAAGGCGGTCAAGCGCTTCGATCCCGACCAGGGCGTGCGCCTGGTCAGCTTCGCGGTGCACTGGATCCGCGCCGAGATGCACGAGTTCATCCTGAAGAACTGGCGCATCGTGAAGGTCGCCACCACCAAGGCGCAGCGCAAGCTGTTCTTCAACCTGCGCAAGAGCAAGAAGCGCCTGGGCTGGATGAATGCGGCCGAGGTGAGCACCGTGGCGAAGGACCTGGGCGTGCCCGAGGCGACCGTGCGCGAGATGGAGTCGCGCCTGTCCGGCCGCGACATCGGTTTCGAGGCTCCGGTCGATGCCGACGACGACGCCAAGCCGGCGCCGGCGGCGTTCCTGGTCGACGATGGCGCCGACCCGTACCAGAACGTGGCTGATGAGGATTACGCCGACAACCAGATGGAGACGCTGAACGATGCACTCGCCCACCTGGACCCGCGCTCGCGCGACATCATCCAGCGGCGCTGGCTGGACGATTCCAGCAAGGCCACGCTGCAGGATCTGGCCGACGAATACGGCGTGTCCGCCGAGCGCATCCGCCAGATCGAGGCGAACGCGATGAAGAAGATGCGCGGCCTGTTCGCCACGGCGGCCTGA
- a CDS encoding response regulator: MSTNISSRLLTEAPRVLVVDGSRVVRQLITRVLLAELPGVEVIGCGSGAEAQQVLGEGVFDFITIALRLPDMDGLELARFVRESAPQAYVPIVVVSGDVEDRLHRRSLGEHVTDYFDKALGFQALAEFIRGYVRPDDTAEGVVLYVEDSRVVALATRRMLEKIGLTVRHVVSVEDALALLETSKAQGVVGADVVLTDVSLKGELTGGDLLKHVRGEFGYGKGRLPVLVMTGDENPANQAALIKAGANDLVEKPVEEKLLVTKLLFQLRVARHLREHAAEA; encoded by the coding sequence ATGAGTACGAATATCAGCAGCCGTCTGCTGACCGAGGCGCCGCGGGTGCTGGTGGTCGACGGCTCGCGCGTGGTGCGGCAGTTGATTACCCGCGTGCTGCTGGCCGAGCTGCCCGGGGTCGAGGTGATTGGTTGCGGCAGTGGCGCCGAGGCGCAGCAGGTGCTGGGCGAGGGCGTGTTCGACTTCATCACCATCGCCTTGCGCCTGCCCGACATGGACGGGCTGGAACTGGCGCGCTTCGTGCGCGAGTCGGCGCCGCAGGCGTACGTGCCGATCGTGGTGGTTTCCGGCGACGTCGAGGACCGGCTGCATCGCCGCTCGCTGGGCGAACACGTCACCGATTATTTCGACAAGGCGCTGGGCTTCCAGGCGCTGGCCGAGTTCATCCGCGGCTACGTGCGGCCGGACGACACCGCCGAGGGCGTGGTGCTGTACGTCGAGGACAGCCGCGTGGTGGCGCTGGCGACGCGCCGCATGCTGGAGAAGATCGGCCTCACCGTGCGCCACGTAGTCAGCGTGGAAGACGCCCTGGCGTTGCTGGAGACCTCGAAGGCGCAGGGCGTGGTGGGTGCCGACGTGGTGCTCACCGACGTCAGCCTGAAGGGCGAACTCACCGGCGGCGACCTGCTCAAGCACGTCCGCGGCGAGTTCGGCTACGGCAAGGGCCGCCTGCCGGTGCTGGTGATGACCGGCGACGAGAACCCGGCCAACCAGGCCGCGCTGATCAAGGCCGGCGCCAACGACCTGGTCGAGAAGCCGGTCGAGGAAAAGCTGCTGGTGACCAAGCTGCTGTTCCAGTTGCGCGTGGCCAGGCACCTGCGCGAACACGCGGCCGAGGCGTGA
- a CDS encoding YchJ family protein, whose protein sequence is MKAIDTLTPCPCGNPAGYSQCCGPLHDGASAASAEQLMRSRYSAYVLKREDYLLTSWHVDTRPASLRLAAQQPPPTWLGLELRRQQRVDDDHAIVEFIARYRLGGGRAQRQHETSSFVREGGHWYYHDGELKS, encoded by the coding sequence ATGAAGGCGATCGACACGCTGACCCCCTGCCCCTGCGGCAACCCGGCCGGTTACAGCCAATGCTGCGGGCCGCTGCACGACGGCGCCAGCGCCGCCAGCGCCGAACAACTGATGCGCTCGCGCTACAGCGCCTACGTGCTCAAGCGCGAGGACTACCTGCTGACCAGCTGGCACGTCGATACCCGCCCGGCCTCGCTGCGGCTGGCCGCGCAGCAGCCGCCCCCGACCTGGCTGGGGCTGGAGCTGCGCCGCCAGCAACGCGTCGACGACGACCATGCCATCGTCGAATTCATCGCCCGCTACCGGCTCGGCGGCGGCCGCGCGCAGCGCCAGCATGAGACCAGCAGCTTCGTGCGCGAGGGCGGCCACTGGTACTACCACGACGGCGAGCTGAAGAGCTGA
- a CDS encoding NRDE family protein, translating into MCLIAFAWNAHPRWRLLLAGNRDEFHARPSAALARWDDAPIIGGRDLEAGGTWLGVTDDGRCCVVTNVRDPRDPQLGTSRGLLATDYLRGDADAATHAQQLLRAAADYRPFNLLTFDARAAFYLGNRPEPRAQAVTPGVHGLSNADFNTPWPKTRMLTQRLQQWIDAGGDTDFAPLFEALADERRAPDAQLPDTGVGLERERLLSPAFIRGEQYGTRAGTVVAIDRDGGGVIVERRFGPNGRYHGQTLLRFGASPTATD; encoded by the coding sequence ATGTGCCTGATCGCCTTCGCCTGGAATGCGCATCCGCGCTGGCGCCTGCTGCTGGCCGGCAACCGCGACGAGTTCCACGCGCGTCCCAGCGCGGCGCTGGCGCGTTGGGACGACGCGCCGATCATCGGCGGGCGCGACCTCGAAGCCGGCGGCACCTGGCTCGGCGTCACCGACGACGGGCGCTGCTGCGTGGTGACCAACGTGCGCGACCCACGCGACCCGCAACTCGGCACCTCGCGCGGCCTGCTGGCCACCGACTACCTGCGCGGCGATGCCGATGCCGCCACGCATGCGCAACAGCTGCTGCGCGCGGCCGCCGACTACCGGCCGTTCAACCTGCTCACCTTCGACGCGCGCGCCGCGTTCTACCTCGGCAACCGCCCCGAGCCGCGCGCGCAGGCGGTGACGCCGGGTGTGCACGGCCTGTCCAACGCCGACTTCAACACGCCATGGCCGAAGACCCGCATGCTGACGCAGCGGCTGCAGCAGTGGATCGACGCCGGCGGCGACACGGATTTTGCGCCACTGTTCGAGGCGCTTGCCGATGAACGGCGGGCGCCGGACGCGCAGTTGCCCGACACCGGGGTGGGACTGGAGCGCGAACGCTTGCTGTCGCCGGCGTTCATCCGCGGCGAGCAGTACGGCACCCGCGCCGGCACCGTGGTGGCCATCGACCGCGACGGCGGCGGGGTGATCGTGGAGCGCCGCTTCGGGCCGAACGGTCGCTACCACGGCCAGACCTTGCTGCGCTTCGGCGCGTCGCCGACCGCCACCGACTGA
- the ung gene encoding uracil-DNA glycosylase, with amino-acid sequence MSDAAQIRLEPSWKARIGDYLLRPEMQALAAFLRAEKQAGKRIYPPGLEIFAAFEHTPFDAVRVVILGQDPYHGPGQAHGLCFSVRPGVRVPPSLENIFKEIQRDLGIARPDHGCLTPWADRGVLLLNSVLTVEEGRAGAHQGKGWEGFTDAAIDALNREREGLVFLLWGSYAQRKGQLIDTRRHGVLQSVHPSPLSAHRGFLGCGHFSAANRYLEAHGHAPVDWSLPPRAALQGQFTPT; translated from the coding sequence GTGAGCGACGCGGCGCAGATCCGGCTGGAACCGTCCTGGAAGGCGCGTATCGGCGATTATCTCTTGCGTCCCGAGATGCAGGCGCTGGCGGCATTCCTGCGCGCGGAGAAGCAGGCCGGCAAGCGGATCTACCCGCCCGGGCTGGAGATCTTCGCTGCGTTCGAGCACACCCCGTTCGACGCGGTGCGGGTGGTGATCCTGGGCCAGGACCCGTACCACGGTCCCGGGCAGGCGCACGGTCTGTGCTTTTCGGTGCGCCCCGGCGTGCGGGTGCCGCCGTCGCTGGAGAACATCTTCAAGGAAATCCAGCGCGACCTCGGCATTGCGCGCCCCGACCACGGCTGCCTCACGCCGTGGGCCGACCGCGGCGTGTTGCTGCTCAACAGCGTGCTGACGGTGGAGGAAGGCCGCGCCGGCGCCCACCAGGGCAAGGGCTGGGAAGGCTTCACCGACGCGGCGATCGACGCGCTCAACCGCGAGCGCGAGGGCCTGGTGTTCCTGCTGTGGGGCAGCTACGCCCAGCGCAAGGGGCAGCTGATCGACACCCGCCGCCACGGCGTGCTGCAGAGCGTGCATCCCTCGCCGTTGTCTGCCCATCGCGGCTTCCTCGGCTGCGGGCATTTCTCCGCCGCCAACCGCTACCTGGAAGCGCATGGCCACGCGCCGGTGGACTGGTCGTTGCCGCCGCGGGCCGCATTGCAGGGCCAATTCACGCCCACTTGA
- a CDS encoding NnrU family protein: protein MAMLVLGLLIFLGVHSLRIFADGWRSRQLARLGEIRWKGLYSLVSLVGFVLICWGFVLARQQPVLLYVPPPWLRHLNALFTLVAFVLVVAAYVPRNHLKASFGHPMLLGVKTWAFGHLLAAGMLHDVVLFGAFLLWSIVLFVASRRRDRREGTVYPSGTMPGTTLTVVVGVVTWALFAFWLHALLIGVKPMV from the coding sequence ATGGCGATGCTGGTCCTGGGTCTGCTGATCTTCCTCGGCGTGCATTCGCTGCGCATCTTCGCCGACGGCTGGCGCAGTCGGCAGCTGGCGCGGCTGGGCGAAATACGCTGGAAAGGCCTGTACTCGCTGGTGTCGCTGGTCGGCTTCGTGCTGATCTGCTGGGGCTTCGTCCTGGCGCGACAGCAGCCGGTGCTGCTGTACGTGCCGCCGCCGTGGCTGCGCCACCTCAATGCGCTGTTCACCCTGGTCGCGTTCGTGCTGGTGGTCGCCGCCTATGTCCCGCGCAACCACCTCAAGGCAAGCTTCGGCCATCCGATGCTGCTGGGCGTGAAGACGTGGGCGTTCGGCCACCTGCTCGCCGCCGGCATGCTGCACGACGTGGTGCTGTTCGGCGCCTTCCTGCTGTGGTCGATCGTGCTGTTCGTCGCCTCGCGCCGGCGCGACCGCCGCGAGGGCACGGTGTATCCGTCCGGCACCATGCCGGGCACGACGCTCACCGTGGTGGTCGGCGTGGTGACCTGGGCGCTGTTCGCATTCTGGCTGCACGCGCTGCTGATCGGCGTGAAGCCGATGGTGTAG
- a CDS encoding DUF938 domain-containing protein has translation MAEEPYSPSCERNRDPILSVLREHFADRRRVLEIGSGTGQHAVHFAAALPQLNWQSSDRAEHLPGIRAWLDEAALPNTPPPLELDVGGAWPPGPFDAVFSANTLHIMAWPEVQQLFAHLPAVTAGDAVLAIYGPFNRQGRYSSTSNAAFDAWLKARDAHMGIRDAEAVDALAAAAGFALVDDVAMPANNRCRVWRHHD, from the coding sequence ATGGCCGAAGAACCCTACTCGCCTTCCTGCGAGCGCAATCGCGACCCGATCCTCAGCGTGCTGCGCGAGCATTTCGCCGATCGCCGGCGGGTACTGGAGATCGGCAGCGGCACCGGCCAGCACGCGGTGCATTTCGCCGCGGCGCTGCCGCAATTGAACTGGCAAAGCTCCGACCGCGCGGAACACCTGCCCGGCATCCGCGCCTGGCTGGACGAGGCGGCGCTGCCCAACACCCCGCCGCCGCTGGAGCTGGACGTCGGCGGCGCGTGGCCGCCCGGCCCGTTCGACGCGGTGTTCAGTGCCAACACCCTGCACATCATGGCGTGGCCCGAGGTGCAGCAGCTGTTCGCGCATTTGCCCGCGGTCACCGCTGGCGATGCCGTGCTGGCGATCTATGGCCCGTTTAACCGGCAGGGCCGCTACAGCAGCACCAGCAACGCCGCGTTCGATGCATGGCTGAAGGCGCGCGACGCGCACATGGGTATCCGCGACGCCGAGGCGGTGGATGCGCTGGCCGCGGCGGCGGGCTTTGCGCTGGTTGACGACGTGGCGATGCCGGCCAACAACCGCTGCCGCGTGTGGCGCCACCACGACTGA
- a CDS encoding S41 family peptidase, translating into MRLSPSGAPLGLAALLLAAPFLLAAPKLCAQNAPASPAAPVELPAATSSAAVPAAAGTVDQVDLDDIRNFSRVYEVVRQAYVEKVDDKTLMKAAITGMLSGLDPHSEYLDKEGLTQLNEDTTGQYSGLGIEVLQVDGGLRIVSPIDDTPAARAGIKPGDSIVKINGIVVDAQNVDGMFKELRGKPGSKVDLTIVHQNSDKLIDLHLVRENIAISSVKVRELEPGYAYVRISQFQDDTAGDLERKLGQLIAKNGPPKGAVLDLRNNPGGLLTAAVGVSDDFLDVGTIVTTRGRLQDANMSFKAHPGDQLGGAPMVVLTNNGTASAAEIVSGALKDNHRALIMGQRTFGKGVVQTVLPLDADHAVKITTARYYTPNGTSIQAEGIKPDIALAELTVNPSDHGPVLISSEADLPNHLANEKAQAGTNINDDGSAADAKLATSDYALAQALNVLKGMALRQPATVRR; encoded by the coding sequence ATGCGTCTTTCCCCCTCTGGCGCGCCGCTGGGCCTGGCGGCCCTGCTGCTGGCCGCCCCGTTCCTGCTGGCCGCGCCGAAGCTCTGCGCACAGAACGCACCGGCCAGCCCGGCCGCGCCGGTCGAGCTGCCGGCTGCCACCAGCAGCGCCGCCGTTCCCGCCGCTGCCGGCACCGTCGACCAGGTGGACCTGGACGACATCCGCAACTTCAGCCGCGTCTACGAGGTGGTGCGCCAGGCCTACGTGGAGAAAGTCGATGACAAGACCCTGATGAAGGCGGCCATCACCGGCATGCTCAGCGGGCTCGACCCGCACAGCGAATATCTCGACAAGGAAGGTCTGACCCAGCTCAACGAGGACACCACCGGCCAGTACAGCGGCCTCGGCATCGAGGTGCTGCAGGTCGATGGTGGCCTGCGTATCGTCTCGCCGATCGACGACACCCCGGCGGCACGCGCCGGCATCAAGCCGGGCGACAGCATCGTCAAGATCAACGGCATCGTGGTCGACGCGCAGAATGTGGACGGCATGTTCAAGGAGTTGCGCGGCAAGCCGGGCAGCAAGGTCGACCTGACCATCGTGCACCAGAACAGCGACAAGCTGATCGACCTGCACCTGGTGCGCGAGAACATCGCGATCAGCAGCGTCAAGGTGCGTGAACTGGAACCGGGCTACGCCTATGTGCGGATCAGCCAGTTCCAGGACGACACCGCGGGCGACCTGGAGCGCAAGCTGGGCCAGTTGATCGCGAAGAACGGGCCGCCGAAGGGCGCCGTGCTCGACCTGCGCAACAACCCCGGCGGCCTGCTCACCGCGGCGGTGGGCGTGAGCGACGACTTCCTCGACGTCGGCACCATCGTCACCACCCGCGGCCGCCTGCAGGACGCGAACATGAGCTTCAAGGCGCATCCCGGCGACCAGCTCGGCGGCGCGCCGATGGTCGTGCTGACCAACAACGGCACCGCCTCCGCCGCGGAAATCGTCTCCGGCGCGCTGAAGGACAACCACCGCGCGCTGATCATGGGCCAGCGCACGTTCGGCAAGGGCGTGGTGCAGACGGTGTTGCCGCTGGACGCCGACCATGCGGTGAAGATCACCACCGCGCGCTACTACACGCCGAACGGCACCTCGATCCAGGCCGAAGGCATCAAGCCGGACATCGCGCTGGCCGAGCTCACCGTGAACCCCTCCGACCACGGTCCGGTGCTGATCAGCTCGGAAGCCGACCTGCCGAACCACCTGGCCAACGAGAAGGCCCAGGCCGGCACCAACATCAACGACGACGGCAGCGCCGCCGACGCCAAACTGGCCACCAGCGATTACGCGCTGGCGCAGGCGCTGAACGTGCTCAAGGGCATGGCGCTGCGCCAGCCCGCCACCGTGCGGCGCTGA
- a CDS encoding STAS-like domain-containing protein, translated as MARPSRSAEIDATLLRLVQEHPDDLVRIVAGKLGLSRAAVATRVRALIGDGYLAKVGTTRPTYRPGNSRRAGFRHALRGLAEDRVWSNDIAPLLSGLPANIFDICHHGLTEMVNNAIDHSEGKHLTVHVDRNAHRVAMMVADDGIGIFRKITRALDLPDERLALLELAKGKLTTDPRRHSGEGVFFTSRMFDRFQIASGDLVFDHDGGQGDDLLFDTDMHQFRHGTTALMEIRTDTSRTAKEVFDQYSSGPDDYTFAKTVVPVRLARVGDENLVSRSQAKRLMQRVERFRTVVLDFDAVTSIGQAFADEVFRVFAHDHPEVALVPVHAVPAVRQMIRRAEIARDEESGQLPLR; from the coding sequence ATGGCCCGACCCAGCCGTTCGGCGGAAATCGACGCAACCCTGCTGCGCCTGGTGCAAGAACACCCGGACGATCTCGTCCGGATCGTCGCCGGAAAGCTCGGGCTCAGCCGCGCCGCCGTCGCCACGCGCGTACGCGCGCTGATCGGAGACGGCTATCTTGCCAAGGTCGGCACGACACGTCCGACCTACCGTCCCGGAAACTCCAGGCGTGCGGGTTTCCGCCATGCGCTGCGTGGCTTGGCCGAGGACCGCGTGTGGTCGAACGACATCGCGCCCCTGCTGTCAGGCCTGCCCGCGAACATCTTCGATATCTGCCACCACGGCCTGACCGAGATGGTGAACAACGCGATCGACCACTCCGAAGGGAAACACCTCACGGTCCACGTCGACCGCAATGCCCACCGGGTCGCGATGATGGTCGCGGACGACGGCATCGGCATTTTCCGCAAGATCACCCGTGCGCTGGATCTTCCCGACGAACGACTGGCCCTGCTGGAACTTGCCAAGGGAAAGCTGACCACCGATCCACGGCGCCATTCCGGCGAAGGCGTGTTTTTCACTTCGCGCATGTTCGACCGCTTCCAGATCGCTTCCGGCGACCTGGTCTTCGACCATGATGGCGGGCAAGGCGACGACCTGTTGTTCGACACCGACATGCACCAGTTCCGCCATGGCACGACCGCGCTGATGGAGATCCGCACCGACACCAGCAGGACGGCCAAGGAGGTTTTCGACCAGTACTCCAGCGGGCCCGACGACTACACCTTCGCCAAGACGGTGGTACCGGTGAGACTGGCCCGGGTCGGTGACGAAAATTTGGTTTCGCGTTCGCAGGCCAAACGCCTGATGCAGCGGGTGGAGCGGTTCCGTACCGTGGTGCTGGACTTCGATGCGGTAACCAGCATCGGCCAGGCTTTTGCGGACGAGGTGTTCCGCGTCTTCGCGCACGATCATCCCGAAGTCGCGCTCGTTCCGGTCCATGCGGTGCCGGCAGTACGGCAGATGATCCGCCGCGCCGAAATCGCCCGCGATGAGGAAAGCGGCCAGTTGCCGCTGCGCTGA
- the ligB gene encoding NAD-dependent DNA ligase LigB — protein sequence MRTSCLLLPMIVLGLGRVHAADCPDWSTARARQELAALHDRLDGWNHAYRVEGQSPVSDAVYDQAMQRLAGWQRCFPAQASAALAQLADAGGRVRSPVAQTGLTKLPDADAVGVWMHAHGDRDLWVQPKADGVAVTLLYVDGQLRQVTSRGDGVHGSDWTARAQAIGAIPQHLPNAPARAVLQGELVWRLPDHVQADDGGANARSAVAGALAREALDPDSAARIGLFVWDWPSGPAGMPARLAGLAAMGLADSVAYTQRVATLDEVQRWRERWYRHAMPFATDGTVLRQGHRPPAADWQAAPPDWAVAWKYPVASALAEVRAVDFTVGRSGRITPVLELEPVQLDDHRVQRVSIGSLKRWRELDIRPGDQVEVALAGLTIPRLQSVAWRAQQRVAVTSPDPAVHDALSCWSPTPGCGQQFRARLVWLGGRQGLQLEGLGADTWQALIDAGLVHGLLDWMSLTPEQLAGVPGLGASRAALLARSFAAARQRPFARWLQALGVPSNVAAGLPDWAALSARGADDWQALEGIGASRANQLVAFFACPEVRALAARLRAAGVQGF from the coding sequence ATGCGCACGAGCTGCCTGTTGCTGCCGATGATCGTGCTGGGCCTCGGCCGCGTGCACGCGGCCGATTGCCCGGACTGGTCGACGGCGCGGGCGCGGCAGGAGCTTGCCGCGCTGCATGACCGGCTGGACGGCTGGAACCATGCGTACCGCGTCGAAGGCCAATCGCCGGTGAGCGATGCGGTTTACGACCAGGCCATGCAGCGTCTCGCCGGCTGGCAGCGTTGTTTCCCCGCGCAGGCATCGGCGGCGCTGGCGCAGCTCGCCGACGCCGGCGGCCGGGTACGTTCGCCGGTGGCGCAGACCGGCCTGACCAAGCTGCCGGATGCCGACGCGGTCGGCGTGTGGATGCACGCGCACGGCGACCGCGACCTGTGGGTGCAGCCGAAGGCCGACGGCGTGGCGGTCACCCTGCTGTATGTGGACGGCCAGTTGCGCCAGGTGACCAGCCGTGGCGACGGCGTGCACGGTTCGGACTGGACGGCGCGGGCACAGGCCATCGGGGCAATCCCCCAACACCTGCCGAACGCGCCTGCGCGGGCGGTGCTGCAAGGTGAGCTGGTCTGGCGCCTGCCCGACCATGTGCAGGCCGACGACGGCGGCGCCAACGCGCGCTCGGCGGTGGCCGGCGCGCTGGCACGCGAGGCGCTGGACCCCGACAGCGCCGCACGGATCGGCCTGTTCGTGTGGGACTGGCCCAGCGGCCCGGCCGGCATGCCGGCGCGGCTGGCCGGGCTGGCGGCGATGGGGCTGGCCGACAGCGTGGCGTACACGCAGCGGGTGGCCACGCTGGACGAGGTGCAGCGCTGGCGCGAGCGCTGGTATCGCCACGCCATGCCGTTTGCCACCGACGGCACGGTGCTGCGCCAAGGCCATCGGCCGCCGGCCGCGGACTGGCAGGCCGCGCCGCCGGACTGGGCGGTGGCGTGGAAGTATCCGGTCGCCTCGGCGCTGGCCGAGGTGCGCGCGGTGGATTTCACCGTGGGCCGCAGCGGCCGCATCACGCCGGTGCTGGAACTGGAGCCGGTGCAGCTGGACGACCATCGCGTGCAGCGGGTCAGCATCGGTTCGTTGAAGCGCTGGCGCGAGCTCGACATCCGCCCCGGCGATCAGGTCGAGGTGGCGCTGGCCGGGCTGACCATTCCGCGCCTGCAGTCGGTGGCGTGGCGCGCGCAGCAGCGCGTTGCGGTGACGTCGCCCGATCCGGCGGTACACGACGCGCTCAGCTGCTGGTCGCCGACGCCCGGCTGCGGGCAGCAGTTCCGCGCGCGGCTGGTGTGGCTGGGCGGCCGGCAGGGCCTGCAACTGGAGGGACTCGGTGCCGATACCTGGCAGGCACTGATCGACGCCGGGCTGGTGCACGGCCTGCTGGACTGGATGAGTCTGACGCCGGAACAACTGGCGGGCGTGCCCGGCCTGGGCGCCAGCCGCGCGGCGCTGCTGGCGCGCAGCTTCGCCGCGGCGCGCCAGCGTCCGTTCGCGCGCTGGCTGCAGGCGCTGGGCGTGCCGTCCAACGTGGCGGCCGGGCTGCCCGACTGGGCCGCGCTGAGCGCGCGCGGAGCGGACGACTGGCAGGCGCTGGAGGGCATCGGCGCCAGCCGCGCGAACCAACTGGTGGCGTTCTTCGCCTGTCCCGAGGTTCGTGCGCTGGCCGCGCGACTGCGGGCGGCCGGCGTGCAGGGTTTCTGA